The following DNA comes from Indicator indicator isolate 239-I01 chromosome W unlocalized genomic scaffold, UM_Iind_1.1 iindW_random_scaffold_48, whole genome shotgun sequence.
ATACACTAATTATCAAAAGTAATGCATAGACTGAGAATATCTGGGTGGCAAACTCTGTAGACACTGGAAACAAACAGCTTTCTCATACATGTTCTTTATAGGAGGCCTTTCTTTCCAGCAAATCACAATGGCTGATAGCAAATAAGGGGTGCCAGGTATTCAACTAAGTAGATCTTGCAAAATACTAAGATGGGGCAGTTGCTAATATAAAATTTGaattatatatatgtaatataaTGGAATGTAGCCCATCCCAAAACTGTTTTATGAAACATTTGGACCTCTCTACAATAGTCTTACAATTCAGCTGTCACTCTAATGGAAATGTAAGTACATAAGAAACTTTCATGAAAAGTAGAATTTATGGGTCATTTTACAGGAATTATCGACAAAACTGTTTAATGAcagttctgcttttaaaataatttttgttagaTATAAATGAAACAATGGCTATGTATAAAATGTCCTGGCAGACACTTCAACATGGAACTTGGGTGATTTTAAAAGGTCATTTTTCAGTCTGTTGTCAATCTGTTTTATGAACTAGCGATACAGCTGCATGCACATTTCTTCCTTGAGGAACTTTCCATGATAAACCACTTCAGTAACAGTTAGATGAAAAATGATTAAACAAAGTATTTCAGATAACTCAGACTGAATAGGAAATAGAATGTAAATATGACAATTTTGTTGGCTGTCTGTTGTTTTTAAATAGGAAGGTCTCTTGTACCACCAGAATCATGTATACAGAtacacagagaaggaagaaatatgcCACTTATTCCCATTAAGAAGAGCTGATTCATCACATGAGAATGTACAAATTACAGAAAACATGAATAGTCAATAGAAAGGAAAGAACTGGTTTACACTTCAGTCTGAATGCAGTTATTTTGTGAAAGCTGCTACAACAGCCCACAGAACCTCATTAGTGTTGGCTTTCATACATTCAACTTCGGGGTCTAAATCCAAAAGTTGCCGCACTCTCTTCGTGGCTAAATCATACTGCTCATCTAAAAGGGGGGCAAAAGCGTTCTCCAAAACATCTGAAGCATGGGCTAAATAAACAAGTGCCAGCAAGCGCTTGTCCATACGGTGAGGGTCATTCACCCATTTCTCAAGAACTGCTTCTTGAACCTTCTTGATGAGGCGCTGTTTGATATTGTTGTTGGTGAGAGGGTGTGTAGTCATGTCAAAAAGAAGGAAGTTCTGTTTCTCTGTTGTCAGTACACCTTTTTCTACTAGATTTTTAGCTAACCGTTCACGGACATTTCGCAACTGGTAGTGCAACTTCAATGGGTTCCATGtttcacctaaaaaaaaaacaagcaaaaaagccAAGAGCCAGGCAAAGTATAAGCTGTACTGCTACCCCCTCAATGCAGAATGAGCTGTCAAATTCATATAGCTGACTATTACACTAAGATATTGTGCTTATGTCAACATTTCTAGGATCACTGACCTACCCATATATATGCATAGAGAGAGAGACCATGAGAGCCTCTTGAGGTGTTTCAGTGTACATTTAAAGCTTGGATGAAATGCTAGCTAAGCCATGTATTGATTAGGGATATGACAAATAAGCGTTCTtatactgaaagaaaaaaaaaaacaaccaaaaaactctccaaacccccaaaacGAAACAACCCTCCTCTCtccaaaagccccaaaccaaaacacaaaatacCACACATGGTCAGGAAGAAAGTATtaataatgattaaaaaaaagtctctcaTCCAATCTTGTCCATTTGTTtccattaaaattatttctaatgtTTTTCCGTTAAGGCTGGAGAACTGGGCACTTCAGAGTGTGTGATTGTGTGCACTTAGAGGAGggaattttaaaagcacaaaatcAGTATCAGCATCTACCGTGAAAGCTAAAATTGCTAAGCACTGAGAAATCCATTTTTGCTTAAGAGCCTAGTTAATAATCTAAAATTTTAGGTCCAGCttacaagatcacaggatgttaggggttggaagggacctctggagattgaatccaacatccctgccagagcaggaccatagaatctagtgcaggtctcacaggaatgcatccagataggtcttgaaagtcttcagagaaggagactccacaacctctctggggagcctgttccagtgctccgtgacCCTCCCaatgaagaatttcctcctcatgttgaggtggaacctcctgtgctgtagtttatgtcCATGGCCCTTACCTAAGTATTTACTGTAAGTATTAAAATCCCTTCCTGATATAAAACAGCCTACACATTTTCAGAGGCAAGGgaagaaacagaatcacagaatcacaaaacagtagggttggaagggacctctgaagatcattgagtccaactcccctgccagagtcCAGGGgagccttgaaagtctccagagactccatcacctctctgggcagcctgttccaatgctctgtcaccctcaaagtaaagaagttccttctcatgtttagatgagGGCaacctcagggcaaccaggaggatgtattctaagcttacaaccctggactttaggcctgcagactttgatcgcttcagggatctgccaGCCAAAatgtcatgggacaaagccctagagggaagaggggcccgggacagctggtcagtattcaaggaccagtATTCAAgactaggaggcctgcctggatgagcaaggagctgctggacacactatcacttaaaaggaaactctacaaggagtggaggaaaggacagctagaatggagggtatataaggaagctgcccaagcagcaagagacctggttaggaaagccaaagcacagtttgaattgaatctagcgagggaggttaaagggaacactaagaatttctacaggtatattaatgttaaaaagaagcctagggaaggtgtgggccccctcagaaaggaaacaggtgaaatggtcacaagggacctggaaaaggctgaggttctcaatgacttctttacctcagtcttcactgcaagggcctccagccacactcctggaatagtcatggaagctaatggcaaagaccggaaggaagaactgcccatcataagtgaagatcaggttcatgatcacctgaagaacctgaaagtgttcaagtccatgggacctgacggGATACACTCACGGGTAccgagagaactggcagatgagtttgctaaacccctctctattatattccaaaagtcctggcagtctggggaagtcccattttcaaaaagggtaagaaggaagaatcagggaactacaggacagtctcacctctgtgcctggtaagatcatggagcagatcctcctggaggcactactgagacagaagaatagtgaagaggtgattgggtacagtcagcatgggtttaccaagggcaaatcctgcctgacaaacctggtggccttctatgacaaggtcacaacattaatagatgaggggagagcaactgatgtcatttacctggacctgagcaaagccttcgacactgtcccacaccacatcctggtctccaaactggtgacacatgggtttgatgggtggaccacgagatggataaagaactggcttgatggccgcatccaaagagtggctgtcaatggctccatgtcccagtggaggccagtgacaagcggagtccctcagggatcagtcctgggaccagtcttgtttaacatctttgtcggtgacatggacagtggcattgagtgcacccttagcaagtttgctgatgacaccaagctgtgtggtgcagcagacacgctggagggaagagatgccatccagagggaccttgacaggctggagaggtgggcacaagccaacctcatgaggttcaacaagaccaagtgcagggtcctgcatctggatcgaggaaatcccaagcacaaatacaggctgggcagtgactggctagaaagcagccctgaggagagggacttgggggtgccagagaagggccacctggatgatcagggggctggagcacctctcctatgaggacagactgaaagagttggggctgttcagtttggagaagagaaggctccgaggtgacgttattgtggccttccagtatctgaagggggcctacaagaaagctggggagggactttttaggctatcaggtagtgataggactagggggaatggaatgaagctggaattggggagattcaggcttgacatgaggaggaagttcttcaccatgagagtggggagagcctggaatgggttgtccagggaggtggttgaggccccatccctggaggtgtttaaggccaggctggatgaggctctggccagcctcatccaatgtggggtgtccctgcccatggcaggggggttggaactagatgatccttgtggtcccttccaaccctgactgattctatgattctatgtaactTCCTGTGTTCGAGtttatgcccattacctcttgtcctgtcactggggaccactgagaagagtctggccccatcttcctgactcCCACtccttagatatttgtaagcattaataagatccctgcttgttttcctcttctgcatGCTAAACAGACCtagctctttcagcctttcctcgttATAGATGTTTCAGTCCCCTAATCGTCTTAATGGTCCTgagctggactctctccagtagttctttctctttcttgagctggggagcccagaagcagacatagtactccaggtgaggcctcaccagcacagagtagagagggagaagaacctccctcaacctactGGCCACAGTCCTCTTAATGGatcccaggatgcccttggtcttcttggccaagagagtacattgctggctcatggtcaacctgttgtctaccaggactcccaggttcttttcctcagagctgctctccaacaggtcaatACCCAACCTGTGCTGATCCATGgagttgttcttccccagataCATGACTTCACTTGCCCCTACTGAATTTCATTAGatttctctctgcccagctctctagGCTGTTCTTGTAGTTTAAGCTtttcccagagtccaaaagcccaaatggaacagatttagattgcctccctgcactttttttcccagtaggcagggtaaaagcaaattaggcatgAGAAAGGAGACgtagaatcacaaaataaatGGTCTGGAatcaatttggaagtaaaaaaggtaagtttaacaaaatatatatatggcATTTGAGTAACAGAGaaagttacaaaggtataaggaaaagggtaaatagaaaaatatacaaaaccaggcccagctggcattggATTCCCTTGATGTAAATGTGTATTCTCTTTGGATACAGTTCTAAGAAGTGTGGATACAGCATGGAGGAAGGCCTGCGACATGGTAACTGCAGATGCAGGGGCAGCAGAGATGTCTGTCaagcaggagaggcaggagcaAGACAGAGAACCAAGAAGATGGCTCCCCTTAAATAGGCTTGCTGAACAAGAAGGGGGAGTAGAATGGACCTTGACCCAAGGGACCACTCCCCCTGGGCAGGGgaaccaagtctctctgcccacctgggtcaggatTCTTTGTCCACCTTGGGggctgggtgtaacctggcaACCTGTCTAGGTCATGCTGGATTAGCAACACAGCCTACTGGCTTGTcaaccactcctcccagtttcatatcatgagcaaacttgctgagggcacactctatcccttcatccagatcatcaatgaatatattgaatagggCTGGaaccagtactgacccctgggggacaccacaagccccaggcctccaactagactatGCCCTACTGACCACAACTCTGAGCAACATCCTTCAGCCAGTTCccaatccatctcactgcccaATCATCCAATCCACACTTGTCAAGCTTGGCTGTGAGAATGCCATGGGAGACAATGCCAAAAGTtatgctgaagtcaaggtagactGTATTCACTGCCCTCCCCTCATCTATCCATCTAGTTATGCCATCATAAaagattggtcaagcatgactgtaacagtgtgagagctgaaatctccctcccacactgacaatgaccaggctagctcagtctggaagcaaatgaaagctgtatttacaagcagaatctacaaacTATGACGAAAGGCAATGAATATCTATAAATATACAGTATgcacaacatttacaaaaatgtacaatcaacagaaaagcacaaccaagcccccttggCTTCcaccaaggggccttccccaaggggcctcccccccagccagaaggaatccccccagaaccccctggcagaaggcagagagtcaagaagcagagaggctgttagacttagcttgtcaaggtcagtgtgttatcttcagccagaaaagaagcaggcagacagaaaccaagcaagctgagactgccctactccccaaccttgttttgagtagagattcttaaacatttctacctctccaatggaagtgcttagaataatcattattttgctttcttacacccaatagtgatttatttacattctttcactttctctgcttgaacttttgaagaaaaattcaaaagacagtcttaaaaccatcacacatgacttccccttgttGAATCCATATTGACTACTCAAGATAAGTCTCTTTTCCTCAACATGCTTTGAGATGGTGCCAAGAACAAGCTGTTCCATCagctttccagggatggaggtgaggctgactggcctatagttatctggatcctccttcttgccctttttgaatactggagtgacattgtctttcctccagtcctcagacacctctcctgttctcaaggacttttcaaagattaTGGAGAGTGGCCTAGTCatgacttctgccagctctctcagcactcgtgggtgcatcccatcagggcccacaGATTCATGAATGTTCAGGTTGCTTAATTGATCTCTAACCCAACCCTCTTCAACTAAGgcaaaaatcttcattttcccCAACTTCCTCTGTGGTCTTGAAGGTCTGGGACTCCTGAAGGATGTCTTTGGTAATAGTGAAGACCAAGGCAAAAGCCTTCTCTGTATCCTTGGTCACCAGGGCACCCACTTCATgcagcagtgggcccacattTCCTCTAGTCTTCCTTTTGCCTCCAAAGTATCTGAAAAAGCCTTTCTTGTCCTTAAACTCTCTTGCCAGGTTTAGTTTTAAGGAGGCCTTAGCTTTCCTCATTGCatccctacatcctctgacaacatTCTTTTATTCCTCCCAAGTGGTTAACCCCTTCTTCCAG
Coding sequences within:
- the LOC128979897 gene encoding Golgi phosphoprotein 3: MLIELALRGRLQLEVSGMRRKSLLTRKVICKSDAPTGDVLLDEALKHIKETQPPETIQSWIELLSGETWNPLKLHYQLRNVRERLAKNLVEKGVLTTEKQNFLLFDMTTHPLTNNNIKQRLIKKVQEAVLEKWVNDPHRMDKRLLALVYLAHASDVLENAFAPLLDEQYDLATKRVRQLLDLDPEVECMKANTNEVLWAVVAAFTK